One region of Streptomyces capillispiralis genomic DNA includes:
- the leuS gene encoding leucine--tRNA ligase: MSETNPAAAEAAPHRYTAALAAEIEARWQDFWDADGTYAAPNPSGDLADDPETAAKPKKFIMDMFPYPSGAGLHVGHPLGYIATDVFARFQRMTGHNVLHTLGFDAFGLPAEQYAVQTGTHPRVSTEANMENMKAQLRRLGLGHDKRRSFATIDPDYYKWTQWIFLQIFNSWYDDEAKRARPIAELVERFESGERALPGGRSWAELSEGERADVLGEYRLAYASDAPVNWCPGLGTVLANEEVTAEGRSERGNFPVFKAKLRQWNMRITAYADRLLDDLDALDWPEAIKLQQRNWIGRSEGARVDFPIDGENITVFTTRPDTLFGATYMVLAPEHPLVEKFTPAAWPEGTHQVWTGGHASPAEAVAAYRAQAASKSDVERQAEAKDKTGVFIGAYATNPVNGEQVPVFIADYVLMGYGTGAIMAVPAGDQRDFEFARAFELPVRCIVEPTDDRGTDPSTWENAFASYDAKIINSSNDEVSLDGLGVAEAKTRIIEWLERTGHGEGTVNFRLRDWLFSRQRYWGEPFPIVYDEDGVAHALPESMLPLELPEVEDYSPRTFDPDDADTQPETPLSRNEDWVNVTLDLGDGPKKYRRETNTMPNWAGSCWYELRYLDPRNGEKLVDPAVEQYWMGPREGMPHGGVDLYVGGAEHAVLHLLYARFWSKVLFDLGHVSSAEPFHKLFNQGMIQAYVYRDSRGIAVPAAEVEERDGAYWYQGEKVSRLLGKMGKSLKNAVTPDEICAEYGADTLRLYEMAMGPLDVSRPWDTRAVVGQFRLLQRLWRNIVDETTGEVTVVDGGDVDEDTLRALHKAIDGVRGDLEGMRFNTAIAKVTELNNHLTKRQGALPRTVAESLVLLVAPLAPHIAEELWRKLGHTDSVVHQDFPVADPAYVVDETVTCVVQIKGKVKARLEVAPGISQEELEKAALADDRVVAALDGAAIRKVIVRAPKLVNIVTA, translated from the coding sequence ATGAGCGAGACGAACCCCGCAGCCGCGGAGGCCGCGCCGCACCGCTACACGGCCGCTCTGGCGGCCGAGATCGAGGCACGCTGGCAGGACTTCTGGGACGCCGACGGCACGTACGCCGCGCCCAACCCGAGCGGCGACCTGGCGGACGATCCGGAGACCGCCGCCAAGCCCAAGAAGTTCATCATGGACATGTTCCCGTACCCCTCCGGTGCGGGTCTGCACGTCGGACACCCGCTGGGCTACATCGCCACCGACGTCTTCGCCCGCTTCCAGCGCATGACCGGGCACAACGTCCTGCACACCCTGGGCTTCGACGCCTTCGGCCTGCCCGCCGAGCAGTACGCGGTGCAGACGGGCACGCACCCGCGCGTGTCCACCGAGGCCAACATGGAGAACATGAAGGCCCAGCTGCGCCGGCTGGGCCTGGGCCACGACAAGCGCCGGTCGTTCGCCACGATCGACCCGGACTACTACAAGTGGACCCAGTGGATCTTCCTGCAGATCTTCAACTCCTGGTACGACGACGAGGCGAAGAGGGCCCGCCCGATCGCCGAGCTGGTCGAGCGGTTCGAGTCCGGTGAGCGCGCGCTGCCCGGCGGGCGTTCCTGGGCCGAGCTGAGCGAGGGCGAGCGCGCCGACGTCCTGGGCGAGTACCGCCTGGCCTACGCCTCCGACGCGCCCGTCAACTGGTGCCCCGGCCTGGGCACCGTGCTGGCCAACGAGGAGGTCACCGCCGAGGGCCGCTCCGAGCGCGGCAACTTCCCCGTCTTCAAGGCCAAGCTGCGCCAGTGGAACATGCGCATCACGGCCTACGCCGACCGCCTCCTGGACGACCTGGACGCCCTGGACTGGCCCGAGGCCATCAAGCTGCAGCAGCGCAACTGGATCGGCCGCTCCGAGGGCGCCCGCGTCGACTTCCCCATCGACGGCGAGAACATCACCGTCTTCACCACCCGCCCCGACACCCTGTTCGGCGCCACCTACATGGTGCTGGCGCCCGAGCACCCGCTGGTGGAGAAGTTCACCCCGGCCGCCTGGCCCGAGGGCACCCACCAGGTGTGGACCGGCGGCCACGCGAGCCCGGCCGAGGCCGTCGCCGCCTACCGCGCGCAGGCCGCCTCGAAGTCCGACGTCGAGCGGCAGGCCGAGGCCAAGGACAAGACCGGCGTCTTCATCGGCGCGTACGCCACCAACCCGGTCAACGGCGAGCAGGTCCCCGTCTTCATCGCCGACTACGTCCTGATGGGCTACGGCACCGGCGCGATCATGGCCGTACCGGCCGGCGACCAGCGCGACTTCGAGTTCGCGCGGGCCTTCGAACTGCCGGTCCGCTGCATCGTCGAGCCCACCGACGACCGCGGCACGGACCCCTCCACCTGGGAGAACGCCTTCGCCTCCTACGACGCGAAGATCATCAACTCGTCGAACGACGAGGTCTCCCTGGACGGCCTGGGCGTCGCCGAGGCCAAGACGCGCATCATCGAGTGGCTGGAGCGCACGGGCCACGGCGAGGGCACCGTCAACTTCCGCCTGCGCGACTGGCTGTTCAGCCGGCAGCGCTACTGGGGCGAGCCCTTCCCGATCGTCTACGACGAGGACGGCGTCGCCCACGCGCTGCCCGAGTCGATGCTGCCGCTGGAGCTGCCCGAGGTCGAGGACTACTCCCCGCGCACCTTCGACCCGGACGACGCCGACACCCAGCCCGAGACGCCGCTGTCGCGCAACGAGGACTGGGTCAACGTCACCCTGGACCTGGGCGACGGGCCGAAGAAGTACCGCCGCGAGACCAACACCATGCCCAACTGGGCCGGTTCCTGCTGGTACGAGCTGCGCTACCTGGACCCGCGCAACGGCGAGAAGCTGGTCGACCCGGCCGTCGAGCAGTACTGGATGGGCCCGCGCGAGGGCATGCCGCACGGCGGTGTCGACCTGTACGTCGGCGGCGCCGAGCACGCCGTGCTGCACCTGCTGTACGCGCGCTTCTGGTCCAAGGTCCTGTTCGACCTGGGCCACGTGTCGTCCGCGGAGCCCTTCCACAAGCTGTTCAACCAGGGCATGATCCAGGCCTACGTCTACCGCGACAGCCGTGGCATCGCCGTGCCGGCCGCCGAGGTGGAGGAGCGCGACGGCGCCTACTGGTACCAGGGCGAGAAGGTCTCCCGGCTGCTGGGCAAGATGGGCAAGTCCCTGAAGAACGCGGTCACTCCGGACGAGATCTGCGCCGAGTACGGCGCCGACACGCTGCGCCTGTACGAGATGGCCATGGGCCCGCTGGACGTGTCCCGGCCGTGGGACACCCGCGCGGTGGTCGGCCAGTTCCGGCTGCTGCAGCGGCTGTGGCGCAACATCGTCGACGAGACGACCGGCGAGGTCACCGTCGTCGACGGGGGTGACGTCGACGAGGACACCCTGCGCGCCCTGCACAAGGCGATCGACGGCGTGCGCGGCGACCTGGAGGGCATGCGCTTCAACACCGCCATCGCCAAGGTCACCGAGCTGAACAACCACCTGACCAAGCGGCAGGGCGCGCTGCCGCGCACCGTCGCGGAGTCCCTGGTGCTGCTGGTCGCCCCGCTGGCCCCCCACATCGCCGAGGAGCTGTGGCGCAAGCTGGGCCACACGGACTCCGTCGTCCACCAGGACTTCCCGGTGGCCGACCCGGCGTACGTGGTCGACGAGACCGTGACCTGTGTCGTGCAGATCAAGGGCAAGGTCAAGGCGCGGCTGGAGGTGGCGCCGGGCATCTCGCAGGAGGAGCTGGAGAAGGCCGCGCTGGCCGACGACAGGGTCGTCGCGGCGCTGGACGGCGCCGCGATCCGCAAGGTCATCGTGCGGGCGCCGAAGCTGGTGAACATCGTTACGGCGTGA
- a CDS encoding DegV family protein: MSRHVAIVTDSTAYLPARTMERHRITAVPLTVVLGDRALEEGTEISTRSLAQALQKRRPVTTSRPGPEVFAETYRRVAESGATGIVSLHLSAELSGTHDAAVVAAREAPVPVRVVDTGMIAMALGFCALAAARTADAGGTVDEAVTAAEKRAAGTSAYFYVDTLDYLRRGGRIGAAQALLGSALAVKPLLQLSGGRIEPLEKVRTASKAIARLEEIAAEQAGRGQVDVAVHHLAAPERASALAERLRTRLPGLADLHVSEVGAVIGAHTGPGLLGVVVSAR; the protein is encoded by the coding sequence ATGTCCCGCCATGTCGCGATCGTCACCGATTCCACGGCCTACCTGCCGGCCCGGACGATGGAGCGGCACCGCATCACGGCGGTACCCCTGACCGTGGTTCTCGGCGACCGCGCGCTCGAAGAGGGCACCGAGATCTCCACCCGCTCCCTCGCCCAGGCTTTGCAGAAGCGGCGCCCGGTCACGACCTCCCGGCCCGGCCCGGAGGTCTTCGCCGAGACGTACCGCAGGGTCGCCGAGTCCGGAGCGACCGGCATCGTCTCCCTCCACCTCTCCGCCGAACTCTCCGGCACCCACGACGCGGCGGTCGTCGCCGCCCGCGAGGCGCCGGTGCCGGTGCGGGTGGTGGACACCGGCATGATCGCGATGGCGCTCGGCTTCTGCGCCCTCGCCGCGGCGCGGACCGCGGACGCGGGCGGCACGGTGGACGAGGCGGTCACGGCGGCGGAGAAACGCGCGGCGGGCACCTCGGCCTACTTCTACGTGGACACCCTCGACTACCTGCGGCGCGGCGGCCGTATCGGCGCCGCGCAGGCCCTGCTGGGCTCGGCCCTCGCGGTGAAGCCGCTGCTGCAACTGTCGGGCGGGCGCATCGAACCCCTGGAGAAGGTCCGTACGGCGTCGAAGGCGATCGCCCGGCTGGAGGAGATCGCGGCCGAGCAGGCCGGGCGCGGGCAGGTCGACGTCGCCGTCCACCATCTCGCCGCCCCGGAACGGGCGTCGGCGCTCGCGGAGCGGCTGCGGACCCGGTTGCCGGGCCTGGCGGACCTGCACGTCAGCGAGGTGGGCGCGGTGATCGGGGCGCACACGGGGCCCGGGCTGCTGGGGGTCGTGGTCTCGGCCCGCTGA
- a CDS encoding helix-hairpin-helix domain-containing protein — translation MALRSRSRTATPTSGPGRGPASDGRARHRRPTGSRGGRPRDRHRDRRAAAEELRRRAESLFDEGGGDGAAGTVRRVPSWAVRGARRIPRPDSSTTVGRSAAPSSGRGAVTVGGDEGAADVEPRRGAAAPRAAEGRRRERIGLALRERLPVWVQARCGMERRSVIALSVLLVVAVGFAVQHFWAGRTQPVRAPEVVRAAVPHGERTEGESGRPRTPAGGVGTDGSAAPEIVVDVSGKVRDPGTHRLPAGSRVEDALRAAGGVRPGTRTDTLNRARFLVDGEQVVVGGPTPAAAPGAASSGTASGGSGGGAGTAAGAGPAVPVSLNTATLDQLDTLPGVGPVLAQHIVDYRTRNGGFRSVDELREVNGIGDRRFADLRNLVRP, via the coding sequence ATGGCACTTCGATCACGCTCACGCACAGCGACGCCCACCAGCGGTCCGGGCCGCGGTCCCGCCTCCGACGGCCGGGCGCGCCACCGCCGGCCCACCGGATCCCGTGGCGGCCGGCCACGCGACCGGCACCGGGACCGCCGGGCGGCGGCGGAGGAACTGCGGCGTCGCGCGGAGTCACTGTTCGACGAGGGCGGGGGCGACGGGGCCGCCGGGACCGTCCGGCGGGTACCGAGCTGGGCGGTGCGCGGCGCACGCCGCATCCCACGTCCCGACTCCTCCACGACTGTGGGGCGTTCGGCGGCCCCGTCGTCCGGCCGTGGCGCGGTCACGGTGGGGGGCGACGAGGGAGCTGCGGACGTCGAGCCCCGCCGGGGAGCCGCCGCACCGCGGGCTGCGGAGGGGCGGCGCCGGGAGCGGATCGGGCTCGCGCTGCGGGAGCGTCTGCCGGTGTGGGTGCAGGCGCGGTGCGGGATGGAGCGGCGGAGCGTGATCGCGCTGTCGGTGCTGCTCGTGGTCGCCGTGGGCTTCGCCGTGCAGCACTTCTGGGCGGGACGGACCCAGCCGGTGCGGGCACCGGAGGTGGTCCGGGCGGCCGTCCCCCACGGGGAGCGGACGGAGGGGGAGAGCGGCCGGCCGCGGACGCCGGCCGGCGGGGTGGGAACCGACGGTTCGGCGGCCCCGGAGATCGTGGTCGACGTCAGCGGCAAGGTGCGCGACCCGGGGACCCATCGCCTGCCGGCGGGTTCGCGGGTCGAGGACGCGCTGCGCGCGGCCGGGGGCGTGCGCCCCGGCACCAGGACCGACACCCTCAACCGCGCCCGCTTCCTCGTCGACGGCGAGCAGGTGGTCGTCGGAGGCCCCACACCCGCCGCAGCACCAGGAGCTGCCAGCAGCGGAACGGCCTCCGGCGGCAGTGGCGGCGGCGCCGGTACGGCGGCCGGAGCCGGGCCCGCCGTGCCGGTGTCCCTCAACACCGCCACCCTGGACCAGTTGGACACCCTGCCCGGCGTCGGCCCCGTACTGGCCCAGCACATCGTCGACTACCGCACCCGGAACGGCGGTTTCCGCTCGGTGGACGAACTGCGCGAGGTCAACGGCATCGGCGACCGCCGCTTCGCGGATCTCCGCAACCTCGTACGGCCATGA
- a CDS encoding ComEC/Rec2 family competence protein, with amino-acid sequence MPSHTEPQSASPPLEPTVRRRVHAASGKRLGAAHPRQEGPTDLRLVPPALAAWATAAVMLHAPPGWVAGAVLGSLTTAGVLLLARSRLTERGRAAAHAGAAVLFCVAAAAGSAGLHGSDLRRDAVTGPAREYAGVTAEVEITADPRLTRPRAGGPHMAPPSVLIEADVRRVARTGGTEVETRAPVLLIVDTGPSGRTTRGGAAAPWLALLPSTRLRVEARLAPAMAGGDRFAAVLRVKGRGGPEVAGEPSAPQRLAGRLRAGLREATDGLPADARALLPGLVVGDTARIAPDLDQAFRETDLTHTLAVSGANFTILLALLLGPPGLAQHVERRGLAPRLGISLRSTAVLGAALSLAFVVVCRPDPSVLRAAACGCVALLALATGRRRSLIPALATAVLLLVLYDPWLARSYGFLLSVLATGALLTLAPRWSTGLRRRGVPPRLAEALAAAGAAQALCAPVVAVLAARVSLVAIPCNLLAEFALAPATVLGFLALATAPVAMPAAKALAWCAGWPTEWIAWVARTGAALPGAGVDWPGGWAGAAALGAVTLGALLVGRRLLGHPWWCGVCALVLVLVVLRPPPLARVITGWPPPGWRLVLCDVGQGDAMVLAAGDDAGVVVDAGPDPVLVDRCLRSLGITRVPLVVLTHFHADHVAGLPGVLRGRAVGAIGTTDLEEPADQAAFVRRLAAARRIPVTHAVAGEVRRTGELSWEVVWPPPSPPHPGGPGGPVGSEGPAGPAGPGGLVGPAGPAGPNDASVAMLVRTAGLRLLLLGDLEPPSQRALARSPAGRRLAGVDVLKVAHHGSAYQDPELMRRAAPRLALISTGEDNPYGHPAPGTVAALRAGGATVLRTDRDGALAVTGGGEGSEGLAVTRH; translated from the coding sequence ATGCCGTCGCACACCGAGCCGCAGTCGGCGTCACCGCCCCTGGAGCCCACCGTCCGGCGCCGGGTCCACGCCGCCTCCGGGAAGCGGCTCGGGGCGGCGCACCCGAGGCAGGAGGGCCCGACGGACCTCCGGCTGGTTCCGCCCGCGCTGGCCGCCTGGGCCACGGCGGCAGTGATGCTGCACGCCCCGCCCGGATGGGTGGCGGGCGCCGTGCTCGGCTCCCTGACGACGGCCGGAGTCCTCCTGCTGGCGCGGAGCCGGCTGACCGAGCGGGGACGGGCCGCCGCCCACGCCGGTGCCGCCGTGCTGTTCTGCGTCGCCGCGGCCGCCGGATCGGCGGGGCTGCACGGCTCGGACCTGCGGCGGGACGCCGTGACCGGGCCGGCCCGGGAGTACGCCGGGGTCACCGCGGAAGTCGAGATCACCGCCGATCCCCGGCTCACCAGGCCCAGGGCCGGCGGACCCCACATGGCTCCACCGTCCGTCCTGATCGAGGCCGATGTGCGACGCGTGGCGAGGACCGGCGGCACGGAGGTGGAGACCAGGGCACCCGTCCTGCTGATCGTCGACACGGGCCCGTCCGGGCGCACCACGCGCGGCGGCGCGGCCGCCCCCTGGCTCGCCCTGCTCCCTTCCACCCGTCTGCGCGTCGAGGCGCGGCTCGCGCCGGCGATGGCGGGCGGTGACCGTTTCGCGGCGGTGCTGCGGGTGAAGGGCCGGGGCGGACCGGAGGTGGCCGGGGAGCCGTCGGCGCCGCAGCGGCTGGCGGGACGGCTGCGGGCCGGACTGCGGGAAGCCACCGACGGGCTGCCGGCGGACGCGCGGGCACTGCTGCCCGGGCTGGTCGTGGGCGACACCGCGAGGATCGCCCCGGACCTCGACCAGGCGTTCAGGGAGACCGACCTCACGCACACGCTCGCCGTCTCCGGCGCCAACTTCACGATCCTCCTCGCCCTGCTCCTCGGCCCGCCCGGCCTCGCGCAGCACGTCGAGCGCCGGGGACTCGCCCCACGCCTCGGCATCTCCCTGCGGTCCACGGCCGTGCTGGGCGCGGCGCTGTCCCTCGCCTTCGTCGTCGTGTGCCGGCCGGATCCCAGCGTGCTGCGGGCCGCCGCCTGCGGCTGCGTCGCCCTGCTCGCCCTCGCCACCGGCCGCCGCAGATCCCTGATCCCCGCGCTGGCGACGGCCGTCCTGCTCCTGGTGCTGTACGACCCGTGGCTGGCCCGCAGTTACGGCTTCCTGCTCTCCGTGCTGGCCACCGGCGCGCTGCTCACACTCGCTCCGCGCTGGAGCACGGGGCTGCGGCGGCGCGGGGTCCCGCCTCGTCTCGCCGAGGCGCTGGCCGCGGCGGGCGCCGCGCAGGCGCTGTGCGCGCCGGTGGTCGCCGTGCTCGCGGCGCGGGTGAGCCTGGTGGCGATCCCGTGCAACCTGCTCGCGGAGTTCGCCCTCGCGCCGGCCACGGTGCTGGGCTTCCTGGCCCTGGCGACGGCGCCGGTGGCGATGCCGGCGGCGAAGGCACTGGCCTGGTGCGCGGGCTGGCCCACGGAGTGGATCGCGTGGGTGGCCAGGACGGGGGCGGCGCTGCCCGGCGCGGGAGTGGACTGGCCCGGCGGCTGGGCCGGAGCGGCGGCACTCGGTGCCGTCACCCTGGGCGCGCTCCTCGTGGGGCGGCGGCTGCTCGGACACCCGTGGTGGTGCGGCGTCTGCGCCCTCGTGCTGGTGCTCGTCGTGCTGCGGCCACCGCCGCTGGCCCGGGTGATCACGGGCTGGCCGCCGCCGGGCTGGCGGCTGGTGCTGTGCGACGTGGGGCAGGGCGACGCGATGGTGCTGGCGGCGGGCGACGACGCCGGCGTGGTCGTGGACGCGGGACCCGACCCGGTCCTGGTGGACCGCTGCCTGCGCTCGCTGGGCATCACCAGGGTGCCCCTCGTCGTACTGACCCACTTCCACGCCGACCACGTGGCGGGCCTGCCCGGCGTACTGCGCGGACGGGCGGTGGGCGCCATCGGGACGACGGACCTCGAAGAGCCGGCCGACCAGGCCGCGTTCGTACGGCGGCTGGCGGCCGCCCGGCGGATTCCGGTGACGCACGCCGTCGCCGGTGAGGTGCGGCGCACGGGGGAGCTGTCCTGGGAGGTGGTGTGGCCTCCGCCGAGCCCTCCGCATCCGGGAGGCCCGGGAGGCCCGGTGGGCTCGGAAGGCCCGGCTGGCCCGGCAGGCCCGGGAGGGCTGGTGGGCCCGGCTGGCCCGGCGGGCCCGAACGACGCCAGCGTGGCCATGCTGGTCCGCACGGCCGGCCTGCGTCTGCTGTTGCTCGGGGACCTCGAACCCCCCTCCCAGCGCGCCTTGGCGAGATCACCGGCCGGCCGGAGACTGGCCGGTGTGGACGTCCTCAAGGTCGCCCACCACGGCTCGGCGTACCAGGATCCGGAGCTCATGCGCCGGGCCGCCCCGCGGCTGGCCTTGATCAGCACGGGGGAGGACAACCCGTACGGCCATCCGGCCCCGGGCACGGTCGCCGCACTGCGCGCCGGGGGCGCGACGGTGCTGCGCACGGACCGGGACGGGGCGCTGGCGGTGACGGGCGGAGGGGAGGGGAGCGAAGGACTGGCGGTGACGCGGCACTGA
- the holA gene encoding DNA polymerase III subunit delta codes for MARKSASDDPLAPVTLAVGQEDLLLDRAVREVVAAARAADADTDVRDLTPDQLQPGTLAELTSPSLFAERKVVVVRDAQDLSADTVKDVKAYLTAPAEEITLVLLHAGGVRGKGLLDAARKAGAREVSCPKMTKATDRLSFVRGEFRTAGRSATPDACQALVDALGSDLRELASAVSQLVADIEGTIDAAVVGRYYSGRSEASNFTLADRAVEGKLVEALEALRWSLATGEPPVRIVSALAQGVRAIGKLQSAPGARPADLGMPPWKINQVRQQMRGWTPDGVAVALRAVAEADAGVKGGGDDPEYALEKAVVAIARAARSRGRG; via the coding sequence ATGGCCAGGAAATCCGCATCCGACGACCCCCTCGCCCCGGTGACGCTCGCCGTGGGCCAGGAGGACCTGCTGCTCGACCGCGCCGTGCGGGAGGTGGTGGCCGCCGCGAGGGCCGCCGACGCCGACACGGACGTCCGTGACCTGACACCGGACCAGCTCCAGCCCGGCACCCTCGCCGAGCTGACCAGCCCGTCGCTCTTCGCGGAGCGCAAGGTCGTCGTCGTACGCGATGCGCAGGACCTGTCGGCCGACACCGTCAAGGACGTGAAGGCGTATCTCACGGCGCCCGCCGAGGAGATCACCCTCGTGCTGCTGCACGCGGGCGGTGTCAGGGGCAAGGGGCTGCTCGACGCGGCGCGCAAGGCGGGGGCGCGGGAGGTGTCGTGCCCGAAGATGACGAAGGCCACGGACCGGCTGTCCTTCGTGCGGGGCGAGTTCCGCACGGCGGGGAGGTCGGCCACACCGGACGCGTGCCAGGCGCTCGTGGACGCCCTGGGCAGTGATCTGCGGGAGCTGGCCTCGGCCGTGTCCCAGCTCGTCGCCGACATCGAGGGGACGATCGACGCGGCGGTCGTCGGGCGGTACTACTCCGGGCGGTCGGAGGCCTCGAACTTCACCCTCGCGGACCGGGCGGTGGAGGGGAAGCTCGTGGAGGCCCTGGAGGCGCTGCGGTGGTCGCTCGCCACCGGGGAGCCGCCGGTGAGGATCGTCAGCGCGCTGGCGCAGGGCGTACGGGCCATCGGCAAGCTGCAGTCGGCGCCGGGCGCCCGTCCCGCCGATCTCGGCATGCCGCCGTGGAAGATCAACCAGGTGCGGCAGCAGATGCGCGGCTGGACCCCGGACGGCGTGGCCGTCGCGCTGCGCGCGGTCGCCGAGGCGGACGCGGGGGTGAAGGGCGGCGGGGACGACCCGGAGTACGCCCTGGAGAAGGCGGTGGTCGCGATCGCCCGGGCCGCCCGCTCGCGCGGCCGGGGCTGA
- the rpsT gene encoding 30S ribosomal protein S20, which produces MANIKSQIKRNKTNEKARLRNKAVKSSLKTAIRKAREAAAAGDTEKATEYQRSAARLLDKAVSKGVIHKNQAANKKSALAQKVAAVKG; this is translated from the coding sequence GTGGCGAACATCAAGTCCCAGATCAAGCGGAACAAGACCAACGAGAAGGCCCGGCTGCGCAACAAGGCCGTCAAGTCCTCTCTGAAGACCGCGATCCGCAAGGCCCGCGAGGCCGCCGCCGCGGGTGACACCGAGAAGGCCACCGAGTACCAGCGCTCCGCCGCTCGTCTGCTCGACAAGGCCGTCTCCAAGGGCGTCATCCACAAGAACCAGGCCGCCAACAAGAAGTCGGCGCTGGCTCAGAAGGTCGCGGCCGTCAAGGGCTGA